A window of Pan paniscus chromosome 10, NHGRI_mPanPan1-v2.0_pri, whole genome shotgun sequence contains these coding sequences:
- the BBS10 gene encoding Bardet-Biedl syndrome 10 protein has translation MLSSMAAAGSVKAALQVAEVLEAIVSCCVGPEGRQVLCTKPTGEVLLSRNGGRLLEALHLEHPIARMIVDCVSSHLKKTGDGAKTFIIFLCHLLRGLHAITDREKDPLMCENIQTQGRHWKNCSRWKFISQALLTFQTQILDGIMDQYLSRHFLSIFSSAKERTLCRSSLELLLEAYFCGRVGRNNHKFISQLMCDYFFKCMTCKSGIGVFELVDDHFVELNVGVTGLPVSDSRIIAGLVLQKDFSVYRPADGDMRMVIVTETIQPLFSTSGSEFILNSEAQFQTSQFWIMEKTKAIMKHLHSQNVKLLISSVKQPDLVIYYAGVNGISVVECLSSEEVSLIRRIIGLSPFVPPQAFLQCEIPNTALVKFCKPLILRSKRYVHLGLISTCAFIPHSIVLCGPVQGLIEQHEDALHGALKMLRQLFKDLDLNYMTQTNDQNGTSSLFIYKNSGESYQAPDPGNGSIQRPYQDTVVENKDALEKTQTYLKVHSNLVIPDVELETYIPYSTPTLTPTDTFQTVETLTCLSLERNRLTDYYEPLLKNNSTAYSTRGNRIEISYENLQVTNITRKGSMLPVSCKLPNMGTSQSYLSSSMPAGCVLPVGGNFEILLHYYLLNYAKKCHQSEETMVSMIIANALLGIPKVLYKSKTGKYSFPHTYIRAVHALQTNQPLVSSQTGLESVMGKYQLLTSVLQCLTKILTIDMVITVKRHPQKVHNQDSEDEL, from the exons ATGTTAAGTTCTATGGCCGCTGCAGGGTCTGTGAAGGCGGCGTTGCAGGTGGCCGAGGTGCTGGAAGCCATCGTGAGCTGCTGCGTGGGGCCCGAGGGACGGCAAGTTTTGTGTACGAAGCCCACTGGCGAGGTGCTTCTCAGCCGGAATGGAGGCCGCCTCCTGGAGGCGCTACACTTAGAGCATCCCATAGCCAG GATGATAGTGGACTGTGTTTCcagtcatctcaaaaaaacaggaGATGGtgcaaaaacatttattatctttctttgcCATTTGCTTAGAGGACTTCATGCAATCACAGACAGAGAAAAGGATCCTTTGATGTGTGAAAACATTCAAACCCAGGGAAGGCATTGGAAAAATTGTTCTCGGTGGAAATTTATTTCCCAGGCTCTCCTAACGTTTCAGACACAAATATTAGACGGTATTATGGACCAGTACCTAAGTAGACACTTTTTGTCTATCTTTTCGTCTGCTAAAGAGAGAACATTGTGTAGGAGCTCTTTAGAGTTGCTCTTAGAAGCATACTTTTGTGGAAGAGTGGGaagaaataatcataaatttATTTCACAGTTGATGTGTGACTACTTTTTCAAGTGTATGACTTGTAAAAGTGGGATTGGTGTATTTGAGTTAGTGGATGACCATTTTGTAGAGTTGAATGTTGGTGTCACTGGCCTTCCTGTTTCAGATTCCAGGATCATAGCTGGTCTTGTGCTTCAGAAAGATTTTTCTGTGTACCGCCCAGCAGATGGTGACATGCGAATGGTGATAGTAACAGAAACCATTCAGCCTCTTTTTTCCACTTCTGGATCAGAGTTTATTCTAAATTCAGAAGCACAGTTTCAGACATCTCAATTTTGGATTATGGAAAAGACAAAAGCAATAATGAAACATCTACATAGTCAGAATGTAAAATTGCTCATATCTAGTGTGAAACAACCAGATTTAGTTATTTATTATGCAGGGGTGAATGGCATATCAGTGGTTGAGTGTTTATCATCAGAAGAAGTTTCTCTTATCCGGAGGATCATTGGTCTTTCTCCATTTGTACCACCACAGGCCTTTTTGCAGTGTGAAATACCTAACACTGCTTTGGTGAAATTTTGTAAACCTCTTATCCTTAGATCCAAAAGATATGTTCATCTAGGCTTGATAAGCACATGTGCATTTATACCACACTCTATAGTTCTTTGTGGACCAGTGCAGGGTCTCATTGAACAACATGAGGATGCTTTACATGGAGCACTTAAAATGCTTCGGCAATTATTTAAAGACCTTGATCTAAATTACATGACACAAACCAATGACCAAAATGGCACTTcaagtctttttatttataagaacAGTGGAGAAAGTTATCAAGCACCAGATCCTGGTAATGGCTCAATACAAAGGCCTTATCAGGACACAGTTGTAGAGAACAAAGATGCATTGGAAAAAactcaaacatatttaaaagtacATTCTAATTTGGTAATTCCAGATGTAGAATTAGAAACATATATTCCGTATTCAACCCCCACACTGACACCAACAGATACATTCCAAACAGTTGAAACGCTGACATGTTTGTCTTTGGAAAGAAACAGGCTAACTGATTATTATGAACCATTACTCAAGAACAATTCCACTGCTTATTCAACAAGGggaaatagaatagaaatttCTTACGAAAATTTACAGGTCACAAATATTACTAGAAAGGGAAGTATGTTACCAGTGAGCTGTAAGTTACCGAATATGGGTACTTCCCAGAGTTACCTTTCCTCATCTATGCCAGCTGGTTGTGTTTTGCCAGTAGGTGGTAATTTTGAGATCTTGTTACATTACTATCTTCTCAATTATGCCAAAAAATGCCATCAATCAGAAGAAACCATGGTTAGTATGATAATAGCTAATGCACTTTTAGGCATTCCCAAAGTCCTTTATAAATCTAAAACAGGAAAGTACAGCTTTCCACATACATATATAAGAGCTGTCCATGCACTGCAAACCAATCAACCCTTGGTAAGCAGTCAGACAGGTTTGGAATCAGTAATGGGTAAATACCAGCTACTAACTTCAGTTCTTCAGTGTTTGACAAAAATATTAACCATTGACATGGTAATCACTGTTAAGAGACACCCTCAGAAAGTTCACAATCAAGATTCAGAAGATGAACTATAA